The genomic DNA TGCTTTCGATGGTGGAATACAGCCACACAATGACATCATCCACCCATGTTCCGAAGTAGCCGCTGACACATCCGAGCACTACCCCGATCGGAATGGCGATCAGGGAGGTTACCACCCCCACCAGAAAAGCGATCCGGGTTCCCTGGATCGTCCGTTGCAGTACGTCCCGCCCCAGATTATCGGTTCCCAAGGGCCGGTACGCCAGTGCCTTGAGTCCGCCCCAGAGTCCGGCAGGCGCCTGCGTGATACCCGGTTTCGCAAAGGGATGCCTGAAAATGCTGGGCGGCAGATACCGCTCGCTCAAGTTAACCAAGGAGTACGAGGGGGTTCGGTCCGCAAGTTGGTAATAGCGGTAGACAATCTCCCCGTAGAGGGCGACCAGGAAAAAGCCGGCAATAATCGCCAGACAGCCCCGGATGAGCCGGCGCCGTCGCAGGTCCCGCCATGTCTCCCGCCATAATGATTGTCCACTCGCGTCCATGACCTACCTCAATTTCACCCTGGGATCGACCAGCGCATAGCATAAATCCGTAACCAGGCTGGCAACCACATAGAGGATGGCCCCTACCAGAACCACCCCCCGCACCACATCCACATCCGAGGAGTTAATCGCGTTGATGCTCAGCCCGCCCAGCCCGGGAATCCCGAAAAAGCTCTCCAGCAACAGGCTGCCTGTATAGAGGAATGGCAGGGCAATCACGGTATTGGTTACAATGGGAATCATCGCATTGGGCAACACATGCTTGAACAGCACACCAGCCGGGCTCAACCCCTTGGCAAAGGCGGTCCGTACATAGTCTTTATAAATCTCGTCCAGAATCACCGTGCGGTAAAACCGGAGATTGGCCCCCAGCCCGCTGAGAATCCCGATCATCACAGGCAACAGCAGGTACCCCCAGGACTCAAACCCCCAGATAGGAAACCAATGCCATTTGTACGCCATGAAAAATTGGCCGAAGATGATCCAGACGAGATAGTTCACGCTCATCAGGGCTACCGCCAGAAAGACGAAAATGCGGTCCGGCCAGCGATTCCGCCAATAGGCGCAGATCAGTGCCAGCCCCACCGAAAACACCAGTCCGCCAAAAAAAATGGGCACGGTCAGCGCGAGCGAGGGAAGCACCCCGCGCTTCAGCATCGTGGTAACTTTCTCATTGGTGGAAAGGGAGGTCCCGAGATCGAGGCGGGCCAGCGTTTTGAAGTAATGTGCCAGCTGGGAGTCCCAGACGTGCGGCATGCGGCGCTCAAGGCTCACCCGCCTGAGTTCCACCGGCCCAGTCTCCACCGATAGCGCCATCGAGCCCGTGGACTCCGGCGAAAACGGAAAGTCTACCCATTGCCAACGGGCGGCCACTTCAACGGGGGGCGTTGATCGAGGCACCCTGTCGGAAAGGAACCGGACCCCGGAGCCGCCGGCCAGGCCTCTCACCTCAACCCGGAGGCGGTATCGCGAATCCAGTCGCAAGGGGAAAAGGAGCCGGACCGGGACATTCGTTCCGGCGATGAGGGTGAGCGGCTCGGCAAATACCCGCTCCGGAAAAGCGCGGGTGGTCGTCCACCAACCAAACAAGACGGGCTTGTTGAAGCCGCGCTGCTCATCAAACTCCTCCAAAGCCTGGGGCGAAACATTTTTCCCGAGTGCCATGGAGCCCGGGCTCCCCCCCACCACATTAAACAACAGAAAGGTAATGAGGATCACCCCCAGCACCATGGGAATCATATATAGAATGCGTCGAATAATATAACGGGTCATAATACCAGCCGTCTAAAACACCAGCTTGTACTCCAGGATCTTCCGCTGAATGGTGCGCGCGGAGATTTGCAACTCATCGGCGGTCAACTGCCGGTTCCCATCGTGGCGACGTAAGGCCTGCGCCAGCGCTTCTTTCTCCATGTCAGCCAACGTCATGCCCGCCGGAAATACCAGCGCTTGCCGGGACGCCGGGCCGGACTCGCTCCGCCCGAGAATCAGGGCCTCTGGAGTCAGCTCGGGGCCTGTGGCCAGGATCACCGATGACTCGATCACGTTTCTCAGCTCCCGGACATTCCCAGGCCAGTTATACGCCTCCAGTTTGGTGTAGGCCGCCGTGGAGATTGACTCTATGTGTCGACCGTGCTCCGCGCAGGCTAACGCCACAAACCGATCGGTCAGCGCGCGGATATCGTCACGCCGCTCCCGCAGGGCCGGCACCCGGAGGGTGACCACCTGAAGGCGGTAAAGCAGATCATGCCGGAACTCCCCGGCTTCAAACAGTTCGTTCAAATCCCGGTTGGAGGCGGCCACCACACGCGCATCCACCTTGACCGGCTCACGCCCGCCCACCCGGAGCACCTCGCGCTCCTCGAGGGCGCGCAAGAGCCTCGCCTGAACGGCCTTAGGCGCAATCCCGATTTCATCAAGGAATAAGGTTCCCCCGCTGGCCCGTTCGAAAGCGCCTTGATGACGCGCCACTGCCCCGGTAAAGGCCCCTTTCTCGTGACCGAACAACTCTGACTCCAACAATGTCTCGGCAAAGGCCCCGCAATTGACGGCCACAAACGGCCCGTCCGCGCGGGGTCCGTCCGTATGCAGTGCCCGCGCCACCAGTTCCTTGCCCGTTCCGCTTTCCCCCAGCACCAGGACCGTGGCATGAGTTCCGGCGACGGCTGAAATCTGTCTCAGGAGCTCCTTCATCACGGGGGCCCCTGCGACCATGGCCCGGCCTGAATAGCGCCCTTGAACTTCGCTGCGCAACCGGGTCACCTGCCCTCTCAGGCGGCTCGTTTCCAGTGCCCGAGCCAGCTTGGCGTGCAGATCATCCAGATCCAGGGGTTTGACCAGATAATCATACGCCCCCTGCTTGAGGGCTTTTACGGCGGTCTCCACCGAACCGAACGCCGTCATGATCAGGACCGGAGTGCCGGGCTTCTGCCGGTGGCACTGTTCCAACACGGCTAAACCGTCAATATCGGGCAGGAAAAGATCGGATAGCACTACATCCGGGGTTTCGCGTAAAAAGGCATCCCCGCCGCCCCGCCCGGTGGTGGCCGTGATGACCTGATACCCCGCCTCGCGAATGGCCTCCTCCACGGAACGTAGCCCATCCGGATCATCTTCAATGACAAGAATTTTAGCGGTGCTGTTCATACAATTAATTCGAAAACGGGGTATGATCCTCATCCGGACGGGGTGTGTCAAGCGAGGTCTGTATCCAACGCCTCCGCGAATGGCTGTATTTATCGGTTGAAGCCGTCATTTTACATGATAGAGTTTTGTACTTATGCAAAAACGGATCATCTCGACAACCAAGGCCCCTGCTCCTGTCGGGCCCTACCAGCAAGCGGTATGTGCCGGCCAACTGGTTTTTACGGCCGGCCAGATTCCCATCGACCCGAAGACCGGGGCGCTTGTCACCGGCTCCATCGAGGCGCAAACCCGGCAGGTTCTTGAAAACCTCAAGGCCATTCTGGAAGCGGCCGGAACGACCTTGGATCACGTGGTCAAAACTACGGTGTTTCTGCACGACATGAATGACTTCCCCAAGATGAATGCCGTTTATGCCGAATATTTCCGGGAAGCGATTGCCCCGGCCCGCTCCACGGTGCAAGTGGCGCGCCTTCCGAAAGATGTGGCCATTGAAATCGAGGCCATCGCCGCACTTTAACGATTCCTGCTCCCGACACCATTTCATCCTAATAAACTGAACAACACAAACCAACAGGGCGGTCATTATGCGTTATGCGATTATTTCAGATCTCCACGCCAATATGCAGGCATGGAAAGTCGTCTACGAAGATATCCAGAATAATAATGTAGACCGTATTATCTGCCTGGGCGATATCGTAGGCTATGGCCCGAATCCGGCACAACTGCTCCGCGAAGTCCGCAATAATGTGGATGCCGTTATCCTGGGCAACCATGATGCTGCCCTGTGCGGGAAGCTGGACGCAACGTTATTCAATGAGGATGCCCAGCGTCTTTTGGAATGGACCCGCAAGCAGGTGAGTGCGGATGACCTGAAGTTCATCTCCTCCCTCCCCCTCACCCTGATTGGCGACGGCTTTCTCTGCGCCCATGGTGAATTTTCAGAGCCGGGGAACTTTGACTATGCTTCGGAAGCGGCAGAGGTCATGCCCTCATGGAAAGCGACGGAAGCCGACCTGCTTTTCGTCGGTCATACCCATGTTCCCTCCATTCACGTCCTGGGCAACAGCGGCATTCCCCGCCTGGTGGAACCCCAGGACTTTACCATCGATCCGGGCAAACGCTATTTCGTCAATGTCGGCTCCGTGGGCCAGTCTCGCGATAACGACCTGCGCTCCTGTTACTGCATCTATGAAACCGAATCACGGGCGATCTACTGGCGCCGCGTCAGATTTGATGTCGAGGCCTATCGGAAGGCGCTCAAGGCCACCGGGCTTAAACTCGATCAAAGCTACTACCTGCCCGAGCCGGTGAAAGGGGCGGCCGAACAAACTTCGGCAAACTGGCAGGTCATGTTCTCCCCGCCGAAATCACCCGCACAGGCGACACGCGATGTCGTCGCCGTCCAGGACCTGAAGACCATTCCTAAACGGAAAAAGAAACTTCCGCTCAGCATGATTTCGCTGGCCCTGTTCGTCGTTTTGATTGTGTTCGTTGCGGTCTGGCGAACCATCCCGCACGTCGACGACATCAATGCAGCCAGTACGAAGCCATTGGCCGCTTCCGACCGGAATAGTCTCTCCCTGCCGGATCGGGCGGTTAAGCCCGGGGACCCGATCGCCGGGTGGG from bacterium includes the following:
- a CDS encoding RidA family protein, translating into MQKRIISTTKAPAPVGPYQQAVCAGQLVFTAGQIPIDPKTGALVTGSIEAQTRQVLENLKAILEAAGTTLDHVVKTTVFLHDMNDFPKMNAVYAEYFREAIAPARSTVQVARLPKDVAIEIEAIAAL
- a CDS encoding ABC transporter permease, encoding MDASGQSLWRETWRDLRRRRLIRGCLAIIAGFFLVALYGEIVYRYYQLADRTPSYSLVNLSERYLPPSIFRHPFAKPGITQAPAGLWGGLKALAYRPLGTDNLGRDVLQRTIQGTRIAFLVGVVTSLIAIPIGVVLGCVSGYFGTWVDDVIVWLYSTIESIPGLLFILAISMVVGKGIMGVYLGIGLTTWVGLCRLLRAEVMKHRDRAYVLAARSLGYHSWRIIFRHILPNVFHIVIITFSIRFPAAIGTEVFMSFLGIGVQGEPSWGILIGNARLRLWQGVWWEMAAVSAAILLVVLAFNLVGDALRDALDPRLRSKEK
- a CDS encoding metallophosphoesterase family protein yields the protein MRYAIISDLHANMQAWKVVYEDIQNNNVDRIICLGDIVGYGPNPAQLLREVRNNVDAVILGNHDAALCGKLDATLFNEDAQRLLEWTRKQVSADDLKFISSLPLTLIGDGFLCAHGEFSEPGNFDYASEAAEVMPSWKATEADLLFVGHTHVPSIHVLGNSGIPRLVEPQDFTIDPGKRYFVNVGSVGQSRDNDLRSCYCIYETESRAIYWRRVRFDVEAYRKALKATGLKLDQSYYLPEPVKGAAEQTSANWQVMFSPPKSPAQATRDVVAVQDLKTIPKRKKKLPLSMISLALFVVLIVFVAVWRTIPHVDDINAASTKPLAASDRNSLSLPDRAVKPGDPIAGWDIHMEDKNNQQVGINLDPFKQPFLYFNSKKATKGIALSSSWVSVQLGQSWTFDTSLQKKKDFNGTVSLTLMLQKSGGTIVSNFVTLNIPPAQASGLSKIQEQFIIPEGGVQLRLALQGNFSGKLLILKPKLFTAQPTEVPIKAPAEAVEPVSAPVPAVPQEAAPAAPVAPAEPVVTAAPAVAAEPATKPADPEDKWSMKAK
- a CDS encoding sigma-54 dependent transcriptional regulator; its protein translation is MNSTAKILVIEDDPDGLRSVEEAIREAGYQVITATTGRGGGDAFLRETPDVVLSDLFLPDIDGLAVLEQCHRQKPGTPVLIMTAFGSVETAVKALKQGAYDYLVKPLDLDDLHAKLARALETSRLRGQVTRLRSEVQGRYSGRAMVAGAPVMKELLRQISAVAGTHATVLVLGESGTGKELVARALHTDGPRADGPFVAVNCGAFAETLLESELFGHEKGAFTGAVARHQGAFERASGGTLFLDEIGIAPKAVQARLLRALEEREVLRVGGREPVKVDARVVAASNRDLNELFEAGEFRHDLLYRLQVVTLRVPALRERRDDIRALTDRFVALACAEHGRHIESISTAAYTKLEAYNWPGNVRELRNVIESSVILATGPELTPEALILGRSESGPASRQALVFPAGMTLADMEKEALAQALRRHDGNRQLTADELQISARTIQRKILEYKLVF
- a CDS encoding ABC transporter permease, yielding MTRYIIRRILYMIPMVLGVILITFLLFNVVGGSPGSMALGKNVSPQALEEFDEQRGFNKPVLFGWWTTTRAFPERVFAEPLTLIAGTNVPVRLLFPLRLDSRYRLRVEVRGLAGGSGVRFLSDRVPRSTPPVEVAARWQWVDFPFSPESTGSMALSVETGPVELRRVSLERRMPHVWDSQLAHYFKTLARLDLGTSLSTNEKVTTMLKRGVLPSLALTVPIFFGGLVFSVGLALICAYWRNRWPDRIFVFLAVALMSVNYLVWIIFGQFFMAYKWHWFPIWGFESWGYLLLPVMIGILSGLGANLRFYRTVILDEIYKDYVRTAFAKGLSPAGVLFKHVLPNAMIPIVTNTVIALPFLYTGSLLLESFFGIPGLGGLSINAINSSDVDVVRGVVLVGAILYVVASLVTDLCYALVDPRVKLR